CTTTTCCATGAGGTCCTTCGGCGTCTCGCTGGAAAGTTTGTCCAGCTCGGCCAGGGACTTTTTGCTTTCTGCGATGTGGGCGTCGAGTTCCTTCATTTCCGCCTCAGTCTGGGCAAGGCGCTCTTCCATTTGCTCCAGGCGCTCATTGGAAGGCAGCGCGGGGGCTGCTGCTGGCACGGGAGTAGGAGCAGGTACGGGCTTGGCATCCTCAGCCTGGGCTACGGCGACGAGCTGGTCATACTCCTCCTGGGTGATGGAGCCTTTGGCCTTCATGATCTCGAAGAGTTTCATCAGGGCGGCATTGTCAGCCATCACCTGTGGGGGCAGGCACAGCATGCCGAAGGTGAGGGCTACGCCTAGAGCGCGAAGGCTCTGTGACAGTTTTGACAGGAGGGAGGTGTGAATGCGGTTTCGCAGTGACATGTGCGTCACATAAGCACCTGACGTCACAACATGGGTAGCTTTGAAGTGTGACACGTTTGTCACATAAGCTGTCACAAAGCCTCTTTATGTGACGTTTCCTTGTCACAAAGGAGGAAAAATGACCGTCCAGCTTGCTCCTTGAGCTGCTCCCTCCTAGTTTCCAGGATGGAACGCAGACGACTTGGACGCAGTGGCATCGTGGTGACGGATATCTGCATGGGGACCATGACTTTTGGCCTTCAGGCGGATGAGAAGACCTCTTTTTCCATCATGGACACCGCCTACGAGGCCGGGATCGACTTCTTTGACGCCGCAGAAATGTACCCTGTGCCGCCCAGTGCGGAGCGCTTTGGCATCACCGAAGAAATCGTGGGCCGCTGGCTGAAAACGAAAACGCGTGGGGAGGTCATCGTGGCCACCAAAGTCACCGGCCCGGGCCATGGCTGGTTCCGCCCACCCATCCGTGGCGGGTTTACGGCGCTGGATCGGCGGCAGATTTTCCAGGCCTGTGAGGATAGTCTCCGTCGTCTCCAGACAGATTACATTGACCTGTATCAGACCCATTGGCCCGACCACGGCATGCGCCAGGAAGACACCCTAGAAGCCCTGACCGAACTGGTTAAACAGGGAAAAGTCCGCGCCATCGGCTGCAGCAATGAAACGAGCTGGGGCCTGATGAAGAATCTCTGGGCCTCCGAAAAGCATCATCTGGCCCGGTTTGACACCGTGCAGAACAACTTCTCTCTCATCAACCGCCGCTGCCTGAACGAGCTCGCCCAAGTCTGCCGGATGGAAGGCGTGAGCCTGCTGCCCTACTCCCCTCTGGGCGGGGGTGTGCTGACGGGCAAATACAACGGAGGCAGCCTGCCTGCCGGGGCACGCTTCAGTGATTACCTCGTCAATGGCGGCGAGCGCCAGCAGCGCATGGCACGCCGTTTCGTCAATGAACGAAGCCTGGCAACGGCGGAGAGGCTGGGGAAAATCGCCGCTGATATCGGCACCACCGTCACCGCCCTGTCGGTGGCCTGGAGCCGCCAGCACAATTTTGTCGCCTCCACCATCATTGGGGCCACCACCGTGGCACAGCTTCAAGAAAGCCTGGGTGCCGTGGACCTCATCCTCGATGCCGAAACACTGCGCCGTATTGATGAGCTGGAAGTGGAGATCCCCAATCCCATGACGGAAGACGGATTGAGGAGGCTGTAAACAAACTGTTTTCCCCTCAAGCTCATGCCTAGGCCCCGTCTTCTCTTCTTTCTGAGCCTGGGTTTATTGATAGGAGTCATGCTGGTGATGTGGACGAAATTCAGCTCCCCTACCCTATCGGCCCCTTCAGCGGCGAACCCAGAGGCACGGCGGGAAGGTACACCCCAGATACACCCACCTCTGGAGCTTCCCGGCGATGCCATTTTAAAAAACTACGCGCTGCCTAGCACCCGTCCCCAGGAGGATCTGGAGGCCCTGGCCCACACCTTTAGCAACCTGCTGCTGCTGATCAAAGGCGACTCACCTTTCCGTATGGGGGCCAATGAGGAATTCGCAGCCGCACTGCGAGGCAAGAATCGCACCCAGCTCCGCTTTCTCTCAGACACACACCGCGCCTTCAATGCCCAGGGGCAGCTCATTGATCGCTGGGACACCCCGCTTTATTTCCACGCCATTGCAAGGAACCGGGTGGATATCCGCAGCGCAGGCCCCGACCGCCAAATGTGGACGGCAGATGACCTCCACCGTCGCTACGACGGCAGCTTCCTCAAAGGCGAGGCACTGAATCCGAAGAGCCTATTTCAAGACAAAGAGCCGGGAAGATCTGTACGGTAGTCTGCACTCTCCGAGTGCAGTGCCTTGAAGGTGACCTAGCCCTCAGACATCGAGAAGAAAGGGGGCTGACGAGGACTGCTTGGGGCGAACGCATCACTCGGAGAGTGATGGCTACTGTACAAGAGCTGCGCCCCCTGGGAGTATATCCGATAAACGGCTTGCAGCGGGGCGTGCCTACCCTTTTGATGGGCTCGATTCCATCCATGCAAGAACTCGCCATCAGCCTGCCAGACATGAGCGGTGCCCTGGAAAGTGTGAAAAGCACTTTTTCTGGGAGCAGCATGACGGCAGGCGGGCTAGCCTTGGTCGCCTTCCTTGCTGGGCTCGCCTTTGCGCGAGGCATCGTTTCGCAGATCCTCACCATGCTCAGTCTGGGCCTCTCCGTCCTGGCGGGTCTCTACATCTTCCGCCATCGGGCGGAGGTCTTCGGCGCGTATGGCGCAAACATGAGCACAGACACCCTGCTCATGATGTCTGGTGCGGCGGCCATGCTCACCTTTTTCCTCGCACGGGCCGTCATCAATGTCGTGGCGGGTTTTGGCCTGCTCGCTTTTTTGGGTAGCATCACCGGGTGGAAGGCCGGCCTGCTCAGCCTTTTGCCGTCGGGGGTTATGGTCTGGCTCAGCACCATGGTGCTTCGCCTCGTAGGCAGCGTTTATGGTCTGGAAAACGCCTCCATCCAGCAACAGGGCAAAGGCGAAAAGAGCGACTTCGGAGCCTGGGTGGAACAGCTCGCTCAAAAGGTGGACCGCACCTCCGTGGGCAAGCTGGTGGAAAAACTGGACCCTTATGACTTCCGCGCCACGGCCAACCTAGCCCGGTTGCTCATCCTATGGCCCGATGGGCGCGTGTGGCAGCAGATCGCCGCGAAAGGTCCAGAGACCGCCAAGGCGCTGAACCATCCCGAAATCGCCGCTCTCGGGCGTGATGAAAAAGTACGGCAGGCCATCTCGCGGCAGGACTTTGCCGGCCTCATGCAGTTGCCCCAGGTCCTAGAGACCGCCAGCAACCCAGAGCTGGAGCCGTTCCTCAAAGGCTTGGCGCTGGAGCAGGCCATGGACAGCATCGTGTACCAGCGACGATAAAAAGTCCCACTTTGCCTGATCAATCGGCGAGGTCATCACGTCAGAGTTTTCGCCATTGCCCCATGTCCGAAAAACCCACCTCCCTGCGCACCACCGCCAGCCGCCTGCTCGTCTTTGCCCGGGCGCACTGGTGCATGGCCGCCGTGCAGTTTGTCCTCGCCGTCATCGGCACGTCCTTGATCATCGTCTTTCCCGGCGTGGTGCAGTGGTTTGTGGATGACATCATTCCAAACAAAGACATCCCCGGCATCTGGCGCGCAGGTGGCCTGGCCGTCGGGGCCTTCTTTCTGCGGGAGTTCCTCTTCTACGTGCGCACGCGGCTGAACAGCGTGTTTGAGCAACGGATGATCTTTGACCTTCGTGGGCAGCTCCATCACAAGATCGCCCGCCTGCCGCTGAGCTGGTTTGACCGCCAAAGCACCGGCGACATCCTCACCCGTATGGCGGATGATGTGCCTGCGACCCAACGTGTGATCCTGGAAGGCATCGAGCAAGGCGTCACCTCCATCCTGCAGATCATCATCAGTGCCGTGGTGATGTTTTACACCAACAGCACTTTCGCCCTCATCGTCATGGTGCCCACGCCCTTCATCGCGGCGGGGGGCTGGCTGTTCGCGCGCTGGATCGCCCCCCGGGCCAAGCTGGCACGCGAGGCCAGCAGCCACATGAATTCCCTGCTGCATGACACCATCACGGGCATCCGCCAGATCAAAAGCTACACGGCGGAAGACACCAAGCAGGAAGATTTTAACAACGCCAGCCACGGCCTGCGCCAGGCCCAGCAAAAGCTGATGACCGCCTGGGCCGTTTATAGCCCGCTCATGGGTTTCTTTGGCAGCCTGGGCCTCGTCTTGCTGCTGGGCGTAGGCGCGTATGGAGCCATCCAGGGGAACCTAACCACGGGCGAGCTTTTCAAATTCATCTTTTTGTTAGGCTTCTTTTTCGAGCCCATTGCCCGGTTGCATGGGGTGAATCAGACCATCGTCACCGGCCTGGCCAGCGCGGAGCGCGTCTTCAAAATCCTGGATCAGGAAGGCGAGGAGGATTTGGAAAAAGGCCGTGCCCTGTCCCAGGCCAAGGGCTCCATCGAATTCCGCCAAGTGACCTTTGGCTATCAGCCGGACAAGCCGGTGGTCCATGATCTGAACCTCACCGTACAGCCCCGGCAGACGGTGGCCATCGTGGGCGCGACGGGGTCGGGCAAGTCCACGCTGTTTCAGTTGCTCACCCGATTTTATGATCCGCAGTCTGGCAGCATCACCCTGGATGGCTCATCCATCGCTGACTACAGCCGGGTCTCCCTGCGAGATTCCATTGCCTACGTGACGCAGGATGCCTTCTTGTTTGCCGGGTCTATCCGGGAAAACCTGCGCCTAGGCAAACACGCGGCGGATGATGCCGAAATGTGGCAGGCCCTCAATTTTGCCTGCGCAGAAGAGTTTGTTAGGCGGCATCCGGACGGGCTTGATGCCCAAGTGGGTGAACGCGGCGTCATGCTGAGCGGGGGGGAGCGCCAGCGCATCGCCATGGCACGCGCGTTTCTCAAAGATGCGCCCATCCTGCTCCTGGACGAAGCCACCAGCGCCGTGGATACGAAGTCCGAACAGCTCATCCAGCAGGCTCTCGACACCCTGCGCCAGGACCGCACCTGCCTCGTCATCGCCCACCGCCTCAGCACCGTCATCAGTGCCGATGTGATCTACGTCATGCGCCAGGGGGAAGTGCTGGCCCATGGCCGCCACGAGGAGCTTCTTCTGAGCTGCCCTTACTATCGCGAGCTGGCCAGCCTCGCGCTATTGTGATCAAAGGATCAAATTAGAAGATTTATCATCATCCAACACTTGCCGACCTTGATGCCAGAAGCATCGCACCATGCTCATGACACGGACCGCCCATACCCTACCTCTATGAAGCATTTGGCGAGGGAGAAGGCATGATCGTTGTCGCTTTCAACCAGGCCTTTAACTGAACGATGACTTCCTGGCGATGGCTGAAGAGCAGGAAGTGATCAGCCCATGGAATGGCTTTCAGAGTCACCTGGATTCCCTTTTTGGTCATGGCCGAAGCCGCCCCCTCCACGCTTGACAGAGAAACACGATCATCCTCTGCACCCGAAATGATACAAACAGGCTTGCCCTTCCACTTCACAAAAAACTTGGGAGTCTGGATGACATCCCTGTCCACCACCGGAGAAATCAGGGTGATGGACTTGAACTGATCTCCCAAATCGCGGGCCACGTGACCGACACCCAGACCTCCATTGGAAAGCCCCATCAGATGAATCTGCTTCGAATCAATCGAAACAGTTCGTTTGGCATCTGACAATGTCTGCTGGATCAGTTTGGCAGAATCCTTGGATGTCCAGTTTCCCATCCCATAAGAGGGACAGATCAAGACCATTCCGAGTTCATCCGCAACCTCGGCCAGCAGCCAGGGATAGGCTTTAAAATTACCGCCGCTGCCATGAAGAAAAACCATCGCGGGTGCTGGCACATCCGGCCGCAGACTCGCCGGCACATACAGGAAATAGTGGCCATGATCTGCCCTCTGAAACCACAAGTCATCATAGGCCTGCGGCATCACGGAGCCCAGGGCATGGAAATCCGGGTCTGCTTCCAGTTCCTGATAAATCTCCGTGGTGAGTTGGGAGAGGCGGTGTGCCTGTCCAGAAGTGAAGAGACGGTCCATCAGGGGCACCAGCTTAAAGCCCAACAAAAATTGATCCAACTCCGGCAACAAATTGCCCAAGGCATGTGGTCGAAACCGAGACGATTCCTTCACATAACGGTGCTGGATTCTGGTGCCCTCCCTTGCAGTCCCCGCAGGAGCCACGATGGCAAGCCAGCCCGTGAGAATCACCCATCCCAAACAGGCTGCAAATCCTGTCATTTCCAACCTTTTGGACTCGCGTTCCTTGCCGATGCAGATCAGCAAAGGCCCCAGGCCTATCAACAGCCCGGCCATGCCAAAAACCTTGCTTTCCCAGGACACTCCCGCCTGAAGCAACAGCACTGACAAAGGGACAGCAATAGCAGCCAGCAACAAGCTGGCCATGCGGAATAGTACAGACAACATCTGCACCTATGATTTGATAAAGTGCCCCGATGTTCAATGAGATCATCGCAAACTCTTTACTCAACGAGGTGAGCGGCGTGAGCTACTTCAGCGCCGAATAATCAATCGTCCGCAGGCGGTGCTTTTTAGCACCCATGCGCGGCACGCAGTCCAGCAGGGCCTGGGTGTAGGGGTGCTGGGGATGGTTTAGAATCTGGGAGGTGGGGCCGGTTTCCACGATTTCGCCCCGAAACATCACCGCGACGCGGTCGGCAACATCCTTGATGATGCCGAAATTGTGCGTGATAAGGATGAGGCTCATGTCCAGCCGCTTTCGCAGATCCGCCAGCAGCTCCATGATCTGCTTTTGAATGGTGACATCAAGAGCGGTGGTGGGCTCGTCCGCGATGAGCAGCTTCGGCTGGCAACACAGGGCCATGGCGATCATGACACGCTGCTGCATGCCGCCGCTGAGTTCGTGCGGGTAAGCGCTGAGGCGCTTTTCCGGTTCGGTGATACCCACCATTCTTAGCCAGCTCAGGATTTCGGCATCGCGATCCGTCACTTCCGGACGATGCAGGTCCAGGGCCTCGCCGATCTGCGTGCGCACGGTCAGCACGGGGTTCAACGAAGTAGTGGGTTCCTGGAAAACATAGGCGATCTCCTTGCCGCGGACTTTGCGCAGTTCCTTCTCGCTCATCTTCAGCACCTCATGTCCGGCGATGCTGAGGTGCGTGGCGGTGATGGTGGCGGGTGGCTCCGGCAACAGCCGTGCCAGGGCCAGGGCGGTGGCGCTTTTGCCACTGCCGCTCTCTCCCACGATGGCGATGGATTCCCCCTGCTCCAGTTCCAGGCTAAGGCCCTTCACAGCAACGGCAGGCGGCCCACCATGACGGCGGAACTCGATCTTCAGGTCGCGGATGCTCAGGAGGGAAGACATAAGGGAGAAGAGATGCTACCGGGGACGCGGCAGAATGATGCGGCCCAGCAGACACAATGACAAGGCCCAAAGCGCATACGGCCACGCAAGCAGCAACGGTGCCTGGGGAGTCTGCAAGGCAGCCTGATATGCAGCCTGGAAGCGCACGCCGAGGATCTCCTCGCCCGGGCAACCCAGCGCGACCCACAAGACCAGCCCCCAGGCCGCGACGGAACAAACCATGGAGACAGCCCGCCGGGCCTGATTCCGCCAAAGATGCCGCCGCCAGATCTCCTCAGGGCTCAGGCCGATAGCCAGCGCGCCGTCGCGGATCCGGTCTTCCGCCGTGGGGTGATGCATCTCCTGGTGACGCGGCCACGCCAAAGCCACACAGCCCCAAAAGCCCGCCAGAAAGATGGCTGGCAGCAGCGCACCCAACACGGACATCGTGGCACCTGGCTGGAATGCGGGCAGCAGCCCTGCCAGTGCGCCCGGCAGGTGAAAAGCATCCTCCACAACGGCCAGCCCCAGGACCGCCGGCAGACCCAGCATGGCCACCTGATGATGAAACGGCCGCCGCCCCACCAGACATGCAGCCAGCAGATGTGCCGTCAGCGGTAGCGCCAGTAGAAACAAAGGCGGAGCCCACCACCACACCGAGGTGGCCAGTCGAGACACCGTATCTTCCTGGGCCGGATCTACGGCTGCTGGCATGAGACTGCTGATGGGCAGCCCCCACTGGCCAACCCACTGCCCCACCGCCGCCCAAACCAAGGCCGAAAGGGGAAACAAAGCCACCGCCTGGGCCAGCAGCGCCACCGGCCAACGTGCCCAAGTCCCCAATCCACGTGCCACTGCCGCCAGTGCCTGAGCCGTCGTCACCACGAGCAGCAACGCTCCGAAAAGGAGGCCCAGGCTAACAAGAAGTGAAACAAAAGACATCATACGAAACTATTCGTTCGGCACACGCATCTCCAGCGATTCCAAGGGGCTGGCCCGCAAGAGCCTGCGGAGGGTCAAAGGCCGGTTCAAATCCGGGGACTCCAGAAGAG
This genomic interval from Prosthecobacter algae contains the following:
- a CDS encoding aldo/keto reductase codes for the protein MERRRLGRSGIVVTDICMGTMTFGLQADEKTSFSIMDTAYEAGIDFFDAAEMYPVPPSAERFGITEEIVGRWLKTKTRGEVIVATKVTGPGHGWFRPPIRGGFTALDRRQIFQACEDSLRRLQTDYIDLYQTHWPDHGMRQEDTLEALTELVKQGKVRAIGCSNETSWGLMKNLWASEKHHLARFDTVQNNFSLINRRCLNELAQVCRMEGVSLLPYSPLGGGVLTGKYNGGSLPAGARFSDYLVNGGERQQRMARRFVNERSLATAERLGKIAADIGTTVTALSVAWSRQHNFVASTIIGATTVAQLQESLGAVDLILDAETLRRIDELEVEIPNPMTEDGLRRL
- a CDS encoding ABC transporter ATP-binding protein, with the translated sequence MSEKPTSLRTTASRLLVFARAHWCMAAVQFVLAVIGTSLIIVFPGVVQWFVDDIIPNKDIPGIWRAGGLAVGAFFLREFLFYVRTRLNSVFEQRMIFDLRGQLHHKIARLPLSWFDRQSTGDILTRMADDVPATQRVILEGIEQGVTSILQIIISAVVMFYTNSTFALIVMVPTPFIAAGGWLFARWIAPRAKLAREASSHMNSLLHDTITGIRQIKSYTAEDTKQEDFNNASHGLRQAQQKLMTAWAVYSPLMGFFGSLGLVLLLGVGAYGAIQGNLTTGELFKFIFLLGFFFEPIARLHGVNQTIVTGLASAERVFKILDQEGEEDLEKGRALSQAKGSIEFRQVTFGYQPDKPVVHDLNLTVQPRQTVAIVGATGSGKSTLFQLLTRFYDPQSGSITLDGSSIADYSRVSLRDSIAYVTQDAFLFAGSIRENLRLGKHAADDAEMWQALNFACAEEFVRRHPDGLDAQVGERGVMLSGGERQRIAMARAFLKDAPILLLDEATSAVDTKSEQLIQQALDTLRQDRTCLVIAHRLSTVISADVIYVMRQGEVLAHGRHEELLLSCPYYRELASLALL
- a CDS encoding ABC transporter ATP-binding protein, encoding MSSLLSIRDLKIEFRRHGGPPAVAVKGLSLELEQGESIAIVGESGSGKSATALALARLLPEPPATITATHLSIAGHEVLKMSEKELRKVRGKEIAYVFQEPTTSLNPVLTVRTQIGEALDLHRPEVTDRDAEILSWLRMVGITEPEKRLSAYPHELSGGMQQRVMIAMALCCQPKLLIADEPTTALDVTIQKQIMELLADLRKRLDMSLILITHNFGIIKDVADRVAVMFRGEIVETGPTSQILNHPQHPYTQALLDCVPRMGAKKHRLRTIDYSALK